A region of the Ornithinimicrobium ciconiae genome:
TATGCCGAACCGCACGAGGCCGACGGACGCTTCGCTTGGATATCCGCTCCCAGCGGGTCCGAGATCACCTGGGTCGACACGGACGGCGCGAGAGAACCAATGCCCGAGCCGTAAACGCGCGTTTCAGATCAGTCGCCGATTCTGAGGCGACCAGGCGAATGCCGAATGGTCAACAATCATCGCAACGCACTGCTGCAGTGAGCCAACTCTTCGCGATGGCACGCTCATGCCGCCGAGCGAGCACACGTGTCGGCGACGGCATCACTGAATTCGCCCCCCGGCCAGCTCAGGTAATCCTTGAAGCCCGGGGCAGAGGCAGGACAGCCCTTGTGGATCCTCGTGCGGGGCGTCATAGTGACACATGGCCCTGCAGCGCACGCCCAGCGCCGGGACGGTCTTCTCGGACCTCCGCGGAGATGGCCGTGTGCTTCGCGCGACTTGGCACCAGGAGCGGCAGGTCGTCGTTGTCTCCCTCTGGCGGGACAACGTCTGCGTCAACACTTTTCGGCTCGCAGCCGACGACGTGCCAGACCTTGTCGCCCTGCTCTGCCAGGGGCTCGACGAGGCATACGACGCTGCGCGCGGGCGGGTCGAGCGAGTCGAGAACCTGAGACGGCCCTTCCAGGCGGGCTGACCGGTCTGGCCCTCTCCACCGGCAAGGGACCCACAGAGAACTTCTGCGCTCCACGAGCCGGCCAACGGGCGCATCGCAACGCGCAAGATCCATCCGGATCTGCCGCGGGTCGTACGGACCCTGGTACACGGGAAGGGAGACTTCTCCTATGAAGAACTCCTCCCGGATGACCGCCGCCGAGGTGGTGCAGATCGTCGCCTGGCTTCACGCCAACGGGGTGGTCTATCAGGTCAACGGCGGATGGGGTGTCGATGCGTTGGTCGGACGACAGACTCGCTCCCACCAAGATCTCGACGTGTTCATCGACGAAGATCACGAGGCCGAGTTCATGGCCTGGCTCACCTCCCGCGGCTATCGGGTCACCGAGGATTGGCGACCAGTCCGCGTGCAGCTATCGAGTCACTCAGGGCAAGTAGACGTCCATGCAATGCGCTTGGACCCGGCCGGCAACGGAGTCCAGCAAGGTCTGGACGGCGAGGTGTACCTCCACCCTTCTGAGCAGAGAGTTACCGGCCTAATCGACGGCCAAGCGGTCGTCGTGGCCAGTGCCGGGCGAGCCCGCGAGCTTCGAAGGGGCTATCCCATGCGTGCCGTAGACCTCCACGACCTTGCCGTACTCGACGAGCTGTAGGCATCCTGTTCTGCCGCTGGTCGCATCCTGGCCGGGACCGGCGCGCAGGGCATACGGTGAGAGCCCGAGGAGGGACCGATGATTCCCACGATGCTGCTGTTTGGGTTGGTCTTCGGCCGCTGGTGGAAGACCTGCCTCGCGGTCGGAACGGTGGGCTGGCCCCTGCTTCTGTGGCTCGACAACATCGTCGAGTCCCCCATTGAGATCTTCGGAGCGGCTGGCCTCGCCGCCTTGAACACCGTGGTCGGAGTTGCGATCCACCAGTCGCTGCTCCATCTGTTCAGGTGGCTCCGCAAGAACCGTCGCACCCCGGACCAAGCAGCCGCCTGACGCACTCTTCTGCCGCACGGAGCGCGGGACGCACGCTGGTGGCGCGTACGTTAAGAATCCGAGCACCGGGTGTAGCCGTCGAGATAGTACTCACCTTCGGGGCCGAGCCCGACGCGGAACTCGACGACTACTCGTCCATCGTCATCCAACCGGTGCCACAGTGTCGGGGCCACTTCGACGTCTCGGCCCTCAGGGAGCCGCTCACCGGAGGCATCCCGGGCGATGGCATCCTCGGCCGTAGCGTGGCCGAAGGCCGGGTCGCTCATTACGTAATCGAACTGCGCGTCCATAGTGTTTCCGGCACACACCAGTCCTTCAACTGCCGGGCTCGAGGTGGTGGACGTGCCGGGCCCCGTCCCCTGCCCGCTCTCGCGCGACACCCCGCACGCCGTCAGCATGCAGGAGCAGGTGGCCACAATCGCAACGAATCGACATCCGGTGAGGGCTCGACCACGCATGCCCGAGTATGACACCCGGTCCCTGCGCCGGAGTCAGACGGCGAGACAAAGTATCCGCAATTGCCGCTGTGAACGCGTAGCGTCCGACCATGCCGCAGGTGGCACTATGCGTTGTCGGTCTGGCTCCGGGTTTCGAGCGTCGTGGTCAGTTCACGGATCGCTGCGACGATGGCGGGGGCGGTGTCGTGGTGAGTGGTGAGCCATGCCAGGACTGCTCGTGCGGCGTTGAGGTTGTCCGTGTAGCCGCGGATCATCTGGTGCAGCGGGAGACCTCCGGGTAGAGAGGCATTCTCGATGCGGCGGGTCGCCTCGAAGGGGTCCGGGTGGTCCAGCTCCGTGGCGGGGTCGAGCCGCACCAGCGCCAGGACGCGGTCGACGGCGTATACCTGGATGAACCGCGTGGCGGCCAGGTGCTCACCCCGCAGCTCGCGGTGCAGACCGACGTAGAGGTTGGTCAGGGCCTCGTTGAGGTGGAAGTCCACGGTGTCCATCGCGGTGGCGGCCGGCAAGGCCGCCCCGAGGGCGAGCGGGTCCACCCGTCCACGTGACCAAACCACACGCGCCCCGGTGACCGGCAGGGCGGCGAGCTGCTCCGGGGTGAAGATCGCATACTCCAGGAACAGCCCGTCGGCCAGGAGCGCCTTTCTCCCGTTCGGGTCGTTGACGAAGCTGAAGGCGACCTGGCCACCGAAACCCTGAAGCCAGCTGGTGTCCTGCAGGTACCGGTCCTTGGTGTCAATGGTGTCGGTGATGAGGAAGAAGTCGATGTCGGAGTGGTCGTCGAACCGGTGCGTCTGGACCCCGGCCGAGCCCAGGCCCAGGACCGCCTGGACATGCGGGTCGGTGGCCACGTGCACGGCGAGGTCATCCAGCCGGAGCAGGTTGGGGTGCATGCCGTTCATCCTCCGAGCGGATCGGGACCGGTGCTCAGCTGCCAGACGCCGAGGCCAGGATCGGTGTGCGGACAGCCGTCGCGGGCGACCATTCGGCCTCGTGGCGGACACCGTGGGAACCCCGCCTGCACGCGCCCGGTGAACCGCTGCTCGCCGTCGACCGTGCTGTCCCGGTGAACAACTTCGGCACGGAGGTCACCCTCCGACCCGGATCCCCAACTCGACCAGGTCGCAAAGCCCGGGACACAGGTCGGAGAGGTACAGGAAGGAACCCTAGGGATCAGCGCCCAAGAGGGAACCACAAACGAAAAGGTGGAGGAAGATCGCGACATGTCTTCGTCCTTTCGCTGAAGGTCGACGTTTCTGCCCGCACGGGTCACACCCACCGAGGTCGCGACAACGCACAGGCTAGACCAAGAGGGACGCCCGGCGCACCCCTCGGGACGCCCTCATCTGCCGCACTGCGGACGCGTAGCGTCCGACCATGCCGCATGGAGCGTGTCCGCACGCTATTGCCGCATGGGGCGTGGGGCGTGGGGCGTGGGACGCACGCTGGTTGCGGCTGGGTCCTGTCGCGGTAGGTCGCGATGTCGGAAGTGCCCGACGCGGTAGCGGCCATTGCCGG
Encoded here:
- a CDS encoding nucleotidyltransferase domain-containing protein; this translates as MKNSSRMTAAEVVQIVAWLHANGVVYQVNGGWGVDALVGRQTRSHQDLDVFIDEDHEAEFMAWLTSRGYRVTEDWRPVRVQLSSHSGQVDVHAMRLDPAGNGVQQGLDGEVYLHPSEQRVTGLIDGQAVVVASAGRARELRRGYPMRAVDLHDLAVLDEL